A stretch of Desulfonatronovibrio magnus DNA encodes these proteins:
- a CDS encoding helicase-related protein: MPHTLDKILAPGARILVRDAEWLVRRVDRSSTGGQALTCIGLSELVRDKEAVFLTAIEALKAKVQVLDPSTTSLVPDNSSHYLDSRLYLESLLRQTPPTDVNLYIGHKAAMDMVPFQLDPALQALDKPRQRILIADAVGLGKTLEAGILLSELIRRGRGKRILVVTMKSMLTQFQKELWTRFTIPLTRLDSIGLQRVRSRIPANHNPFYYFDRSIISIDTLKQDNEFRVHLEKAAWDVIVIDEAHNVAERGHGRTQRSRLARLLSKQSDSLIMLSATPHDGRARSFASLMNMLDPTAIANPDDYGPQDIQGLFIRRFKKDIQHQVQGSFKERKISTSHVDATPAEETAFETLMDMNIQNLDKGRGSGHLFRTILEKALFSSPAACMETIDSRLNQLAKASNSSLSADIEALTRLRRDVAAIGPEDFSRFTRLIKLMTDPQSELFWTGQDPSDRLVIFTERIATLNFLTAHLPGRLNLKTKHVAALHGGLSDIDQQKIVEDFGRDESHLRLLIASDVASEGINLHYLCHRLIHFDIPWSLMVFQQRNGRIDRYGQEKTPLIHYLVTTSVTPKIHGDMRILDLLIHKDDEAVKNIGYPSALMGVYDIDEEEARTARALEENLSPEAFETQLLSADQEDTLDLLAFLEQGQQSSSSDSGKDRLGELPTLFADDFDFALKGLSRLFRKSDLNFDIDEDKRILEMEPPQDLIHRFRFLPREIQPRNGRLIFTDSKDLIQDEIKRCRKDELAWPALHFLWPLHPAMQWLNDRVQTFFGRHEAPVLTLPTLNNAEIIFLLTGIIPNRKGQPLIQKWFGISMANVSFKGILSLKEVLQRTELDKRSFANPGDFGVRQEAADYLPQVIHKAREWMKNVRREFEDHINVQLNQQLSRLEELRERHILEIDHHLGSKNISESIRQKRRQERLREVNSLFENYIDWIEDTMSTEDHAYIKVGAVLQGLRD, translated from the coding sequence ATGCCCCACACCTTAGATAAAATCCTGGCCCCTGGCGCAAGAATCCTTGTTCGCGATGCTGAATGGCTGGTGCGCCGGGTAGACCGGTCTTCCACTGGAGGTCAGGCCCTGACTTGTATCGGGCTGTCAGAGCTGGTCAGAGATAAAGAAGCGGTTTTTCTTACAGCCATTGAAGCCCTGAAAGCCAAAGTTCAGGTACTTGACCCCTCTACAACCAGCCTGGTTCCTGATAATTCCAGTCACTACCTTGACAGCAGACTCTATCTGGAAAGTCTGCTGCGGCAGACCCCGCCTACTGACGTAAACCTGTATATCGGGCATAAAGCAGCCATGGACATGGTTCCTTTTCAGCTTGATCCTGCTCTTCAGGCCTTAGATAAGCCCAGGCAACGCATTCTCATTGCCGATGCCGTGGGACTGGGTAAAACTCTTGAGGCCGGAATTCTTCTAAGCGAGCTTATCCGCAGAGGGCGGGGCAAACGCATTCTTGTGGTGACCATGAAAAGCATGCTCACCCAGTTTCAGAAAGAACTCTGGACCAGATTCACCATTCCTTTGACCAGGCTTGATTCCATCGGCCTTCAGCGGGTGCGTTCCCGCATTCCAGCCAATCACAATCCATTTTATTATTTTGACAGGTCAATAATTTCCATTGATACCTTGAAACAGGACAATGAGTTCCGGGTTCATCTGGAAAAAGCTGCCTGGGATGTAATTGTCATTGATGAGGCCCACAATGTTGCTGAAAGGGGACATGGCCGCACCCAGAGATCCCGGCTGGCCAGGCTTTTGTCAAAGCAGTCCGATTCCCTGATCATGCTCTCAGCCACACCGCATGACGGCCGGGCCAGAAGCTTTGCCAGCCTTATGAATATGCTCGATCCTACAGCCATTGCCAATCCTGATGATTATGGCCCCCAGGATATACAGGGCCTTTTTATCCGCCGCTTCAAAAAAGACATTCAGCATCAGGTTCAAGGCTCTTTCAAGGAAAGAAAGATCAGCACCTCTCATGTGGATGCCACACCAGCAGAAGAAACAGCCTTTGAAACCCTGATGGATATGAATATCCAGAACCTGGATAAAGGACGGGGCAGTGGTCATCTTTTCAGAACCATTCTGGAAAAGGCTCTCTTTTCCAGCCCGGCCGCGTGCATGGAGACAATAGATTCCCGGCTGAATCAACTTGCAAAGGCTTCCAATAGTTCATTATCTGCGGATATAGAAGCCTTAACTCGCCTGCGCCGGGATGTAGCCGCCATCGGCCCGGAGGATTTCAGCCGGTTCACCAGACTGATCAAGTTGATGACCGATCCCCAGAGTGAGCTTTTCTGGACAGGGCAGGATCCTTCTGACAGGCTGGTCATATTTACTGAACGTATCGCCACTCTGAACTTTTTAACTGCGCATCTGCCCGGCAGGTTGAATCTCAAGACGAAACATGTGGCTGCCCTGCATGGAGGTCTTTCCGACATTGATCAGCAAAAGATAGTTGAGGATTTTGGCAGGGATGAGTCACACCTGCGCCTGCTCATTGCTTCTGACGTAGCCTCTGAAGGAATCAATCTGCACTACCTGTGTCATCGACTGATCCATTTTGATATCCCCTGGTCCTTGATGGTCTTTCAGCAGCGTAACGGACGTATTGATCGCTATGGACAGGAAAAAACTCCTTTGATTCACTACCTGGTCACCACAAGCGTAACACCCAAGATCCATGGAGACATGCGCATTCTGGATCTGCTGATTCATAAAGATGATGAAGCAGTCAAAAATATCGGTTATCCGTCCGCTCTTATGGGGGTTTATGACATTGACGAGGAAGAAGCCCGCACTGCCAGGGCACTGGAAGAGAACCTGTCGCCTGAGGCTTTTGAAACTCAGTTACTTTCCGCTGACCAGGAGGACACCCTGGATCTTCTGGCATTTCTGGAACAGGGTCAGCAATCGTCCTCGTCAGATTCTGGCAAGGATCGTTTGGGTGAACTGCCAACCCTTTTTGCTGATGACTTTGATTTTGCCCTCAAAGGTCTTTCACGGTTGTTCAGAAAAAGCGATCTGAATTTTGACATTGATGAAGATAAGAGAATTCTGGAAATGGAACCTCCCCAGGACCTGATTCATAGATTTCGCTTTCTTCCCAGAGAGATCCAGCCCAGAAACGGGCGGCTTATTTTCACTGACAGCAAGGATCTCATTCAGGATGAAATCAAACGCTGCCGCAAAGACGAACTGGCCTGGCCGGCACTTCATTTCCTGTGGCCTTTGCACCCGGCCATGCAATGGCTCAACGACAGGGTTCAGACTTTTTTTGGCCGCCACGAGGCCCCGGTCCTGACCTTGCCCACCTTGAATAATGCTGAGATTATTTTTTTGTTGACCGGGATTATTCCCAACCGGAAAGGCCAGCCTTTAATTCAAAAATGGTTCGGCATTTCAATGGCAAATGTTTCATTCAAAGGGATTCTATCTTTAAAGGAGGTTCTGCAAAGGACTGAACTGGATAAAAGATCTTTTGCCAATCCAGGCGACTTCGGAGTCAGGCAGGAAGCTGCGGATTATCTGCCTCAGGTCATTCACAAGGCCAGGGAATGGATGAAGAATGTCCGCAGAGAGTTTGAGGATCATATTAATGTTCAGCTGAATCAGCAACTCAGTCGTCTTGAAGAACTCAGGGAGCGGCATATCCTTGAAATTGATCACCATCTCGGCTCCAAAAACATCTCTGAAAGCATCAGGCAAAAACGCAGGCAGGAACGACTACGGGAAGTAAACAGTCTTTTTGAAAACTATATTGACTGGATTGAAGATACTATGAGCACCGAAGACCATGCCTACATCAAGGTGGGGGCAGTGTTGCAGGGGCTGCGGGACTAA
- a CDS encoding Eco57I restriction-modification methylase domain-containing protein translates to MPIDLTGISNENEFYAHHYLSAILENDLKDLFKQWNTRLKQEKIPTPYSLISSLSRDYFYLKNDLAHEKNPQARQNIQEIFYEKLLSALGYACNPQVREGLEGLPIPIAGEICKGSGAPELWILPVLNKTSFGETDLLELAPQPGQYPGLEDIPELSQVTWQDILTKSIFAREEPPRWVVLVSVSHILLIDRAKWAQKRVLRFDLDEILARREDSTLKAMAALLHRESICPEDGIPLLDTLEENSHKHAYSVSEDLKYALRECIELLGNEAVWHLENVRRKGVYSGAEKIDPSELSREALRFMYRLLFIFYIESRPDLGYVPMQSDAYRTGYSLESLRDLEMVPLTTQESQENYYIHESIHLLFEIIYNGWPKADSPRAQQLMPDNSLINTFLIPPLRSHLFDPNRTPILKKVKFRNKVLQKIIRLMSLTRPARGRNQRRGRISYAQLGINQLGAVYEGLLSYRGFFVENEQGVYEVKKAGEAWNPLSIAYFVPAQELKNYAENEKVYNDDGTLVHYSKGTFIYRMSGRDRQKSASYYTPESLTRCLIRYSLKELLRDKSADDILDLTVCEPAMGSAAFLNEAVNQLAETYLEEKQRELKTQLTVDEQAREKQKVKTYLADNNVFGIDLNPVAVELAEVSLWLNTIHPGGYIPWFGNQLVCGNSLVGARRDVFSPSLLKPATRQDPLWLDSIPKRINPGEVRHKSGVYHFLLPDRNMAAYNDKNVKKIAPESFQKIKDWKKDFIRPFSGKDIGQMQKLSQAIDELWEEHTRNQRRLRQKNRDPISFFGHKEDDREQTPFELKDRILRQEQWSEGLRHSTPYKRLKLAMDYWCALWFWPLEKADLLPSREAFLLEMSLILQGEVYQASSDKDGLSRWPGLKQPESDKLPFDRRLGLVDVDGLCDKMDRLRLARDLTQKYRFLHWEMEFSDIIQDRGGFDLILGNPPWIKVQWEESGVMGDHEPLFVLKKMSATRLASLRNDTLERLSLAPSYLQAYEEAEATQLFLNAQQNYPVLHRMQSNLYKCFLPQAWRYGTKHGVSGFLHPEGVYDDPKGGTLRQAVYPRLRYHFNFINELKLFSDIDHHNSFSVNIYSESRNRASFIHIANLYLPNTVDGCFDHSGKGPVPGIKDQDNKWNVHGHASRLLSVTEKELSLFASLYDASGTSPLQARLPALHTVELVSVLEKFAAQPRKLGDLQGEYFSTEMWHETNSQNDGTIRRLTKFPDTSKEWIMSGPHFFVGNPFYKTPREKCTLNSHYDILDLTDLSDDYLPRTNYVPNCSQEEYHRRTPKVPWDGRPVTDYYRCVNREMIGPSAERTFVSVIIPKSAAHINTCLATCFKKIQTVLDYYSLSISTVIDFRVKSTGMAHANTSLIAHLPVLHLCALRILIHLRALTLSCLTTHFASLWSSCWQNSFSIDSWAKDDPRLPDSFFRSLTPKWHRDCALRTDYARRQALVEIDVLTAQALGLTLEELKTIYRVQFPVMRQYEADTWYDQNGRIAFTNSKGLTGVGFSRPEWNDQTEEVKNDQGRIIRISKSSQPLTRPFTDTTLPTGPYEKTIEYLPPFDKCDREEDYEVVWKKFERRFQDNYPR, encoded by the coding sequence ATGCCCATCGACTTAACCGGCATCAGCAATGAAAACGAGTTTTATGCTCACCACTATCTTTCAGCCATTCTGGAAAATGACCTCAAAGACCTGTTCAAACAATGGAACACAAGGCTGAAACAGGAAAAAATACCTACCCCTTATTCTCTTATCAGCAGTCTTTCCAGAGACTATTTTTATTTGAAAAATGATCTGGCCCACGAAAAAAACCCGCAGGCCCGACAGAATATTCAGGAAATATTTTATGAAAAGCTTTTGTCAGCCCTTGGATATGCCTGTAATCCTCAGGTGCGTGAAGGTCTTGAAGGCCTGCCGATTCCCATTGCAGGAGAGATATGCAAAGGTTCAGGTGCTCCTGAGCTCTGGATCCTGCCGGTTCTAAACAAAACATCCTTTGGGGAAACAGACCTCCTTGAGCTTGCTCCGCAGCCCGGACAATACCCGGGCCTTGAAGATATTCCTGAGCTTTCCCAGGTCACCTGGCAGGATATTCTTACCAAATCCATTTTTGCCAGAGAAGAACCGCCCAGATGGGTTGTCTTGGTCAGTGTATCCCATATTCTGCTTATTGACCGGGCCAAATGGGCGCAGAAGCGGGTACTTCGCTTTGACCTTGATGAGATCCTGGCCCGCAGGGAAGACTCCACCCTCAAGGCCATGGCAGCTCTTCTTCACCGGGAAAGTATCTGCCCGGAAGACGGAATTCCCCTCCTGGATACCCTGGAGGAGAACTCTCATAAACACGCCTACTCAGTATCCGAAGACCTGAAATACGCCCTGCGGGAATGCATAGAACTCCTGGGCAATGAGGCTGTCTGGCATCTGGAAAACGTCAGGCGCAAAGGCGTATATTCAGGAGCGGAAAAAATTGATCCATCCGAGCTTTCCAGGGAAGCCCTGCGCTTCATGTACCGGCTTCTGTTTATCTTTTATATTGAATCAAGACCTGATCTTGGCTATGTGCCCATGCAGTCCGATGCTTATCGAACCGGGTACAGCTTAGAATCCCTGCGGGACCTGGAAATGGTGCCCTTGACCACCCAGGAGTCTCAGGAAAATTATTACATCCACGAATCCATTCATCTCCTGTTTGAAATAATCTACAATGGCTGGCCCAAGGCTGACAGTCCCAGGGCACAGCAGCTCATGCCGGACAATTCCCTGATCAATACTTTTCTGATTCCACCTCTTCGCTCGCACCTGTTTGACCCCAACAGGACTCCTATTCTCAAAAAGGTCAAATTCAGAAACAAGGTTCTGCAAAAGATCATCCGGCTCATGTCCCTGACCCGCCCGGCCAGGGGACGCAACCAGCGCCGGGGACGCATCTCTTATGCCCAGCTGGGAATAAACCAGCTTGGAGCAGTGTATGAAGGTCTTCTCTCCTACAGAGGTTTTTTTGTTGAAAACGAACAGGGAGTTTACGAGGTTAAAAAGGCTGGAGAAGCGTGGAATCCTTTGTCCATTGCCTATTTTGTGCCCGCGCAGGAGCTGAAAAACTATGCTGAAAATGAAAAAGTTTACAATGATGACGGCACTCTGGTTCACTATTCCAAAGGAACTTTTATCTACCGCATGTCCGGCCGGGACCGGCAGAAATCCGCTTCCTACTATACACCCGAGTCTCTCACCCGCTGTCTCATCAGGTATTCCCTGAAAGAACTGCTCAGGGATAAAAGTGCCGACGATATTCTGGATTTGACTGTTTGCGAGCCAGCCATGGGCTCGGCTGCTTTTCTTAACGAAGCAGTCAATCAGCTGGCAGAAACTTATCTTGAGGAAAAGCAGCGTGAATTGAAAACCCAGCTTACAGTTGATGAACAGGCCAGGGAAAAGCAGAAGGTCAAGACTTATCTGGCGGACAATAATGTTTTTGGCATTGACCTGAACCCGGTGGCTGTTGAACTGGCAGAGGTTTCATTATGGCTGAACACCATCCATCCCGGAGGATACATTCCCTGGTTCGGCAATCAACTGGTCTGCGGCAACTCTCTCGTGGGAGCAAGAAGAGACGTTTTCAGCCCCAGTCTGCTCAAACCGGCAACCAGGCAGGATCCCTTATGGTTAGACAGCATCCCCAAAAGAATAAACCCGGGAGAAGTGCGGCACAAAAGCGGGGTTTACCATTTTCTGCTTCCAGACAGAAACATGGCCGCTTACAACGATAAAAACGTCAAGAAAATTGCACCTGAATCATTCCAGAAGATAAAAGACTGGAAAAAAGATTTTATCAGACCTTTTTCCGGAAAAGACATTGGTCAGATGCAGAAGCTTTCCCAGGCCATTGATGAATTGTGGGAAGAACATACCAGGAATCAGCGCCGGCTCAGGCAGAAAAACAGAGATCCCATTTCATTTTTCGGGCATAAGGAAGATGACCGGGAGCAGACCCCTTTTGAACTCAAGGACCGGATTCTGCGTCAGGAGCAATGGTCTGAAGGACTGCGCCATTCCACTCCATACAAAAGGCTTAAGCTGGCCATGGATTACTGGTGCGCCCTGTGGTTCTGGCCCCTGGAAAAGGCTGACCTTTTACCTTCCAGGGAGGCCTTTCTGCTGGAAATGTCCCTGATTCTGCAGGGAGAGGTTTACCAGGCAAGCAGTGACAAGGATGGTTTATCGAGATGGCCGGGCCTGAAGCAGCCTGAAAGTGACAAGCTGCCCTTTGACCGCCGTCTGGGCCTGGTGGATGTGGATGGTTTATGCGATAAAATGGATCGTCTGCGACTGGCCAGGGATTTGACGCAAAAATACCGATTTCTGCACTGGGAGATGGAGTTTTCAGATATTATCCAGGACAGGGGCGGGTTTGACCTGATTCTTGGAAATCCGCCGTGGATAAAGGTTCAATGGGAAGAAAGCGGAGTCATGGGCGACCATGAGCCTCTGTTTGTTCTCAAAAAGATGAGCGCCACCAGACTGGCCAGTTTGCGCAATGATACCCTTGAAAGGCTTAGCCTGGCTCCTTCTTATCTGCAGGCCTATGAAGAGGCAGAAGCCACCCAGCTGTTTCTCAACGCACAGCAGAACTACCCGGTTTTGCACAGAATGCAGTCAAACCTGTATAAATGCTTCCTTCCTCAAGCCTGGAGATACGGCACAAAACACGGGGTGTCAGGATTTCTTCATCCGGAAGGAGTATATGATGATCCCAAAGGAGGAACACTCAGGCAAGCAGTTTATCCCAGACTCAGGTATCATTTTAATTTCATAAATGAGTTAAAACTATTTTCAGATATTGACCATCATAACTCTTTCAGCGTTAACATTTACTCTGAATCAAGAAATAGAGCTTCGTTTATTCACATCGCCAATCTTTATCTTCCCAACACAGTTGATGGCTGTTTTGATCACAGCGGAAAGGGTCCTGTTCCAGGCATTAAAGACCAAGACAATAAATGGAATGTACATGGCCATGCCTCCCGTCTGCTTTCTGTCACTGAAAAAGAACTCTCCCTGTTTGCCAGCCTTTATGATGCGTCAGGTACATCTCCTTTGCAGGCCAGACTGCCTGCATTGCACACTGTTGAGTTGGTGAGTGTCCTGGAAAAGTTTGCAGCGCAGCCAAGGAAACTTGGAGACTTGCAGGGCGAGTATTTTTCAACTGAGATGTGGCATGAAACAAATTCACAGAATGACGGAACAATCCGTCGACTTACAAAATTTCCGGATACATCAAAAGAATGGATTATGTCCGGACCTCATTTTTTTGTAGGCAACCCCTTTTACAAAACTCCCAGGGAAAAATGCACACTTAATTCGCATTATGACATTCTGGACCTTACTGACCTCTCTGACGATTATCTGCCCCGAACCAACTATGTGCCCAATTGCTCCCAAGAGGAATACCACCGCCGCACTCCAAAAGTGCCCTGGGACGGGAGGCCGGTGACTGATTATTATCGGTGCGTAAATAGAGAAATGATCGGTCCTTCAGCTGAGCGTACATTTGTATCTGTAATCATTCCAAAATCAGCTGCACATATTAACACCTGCTTAGCAACATGCTTTAAAAAAATCCAAACAGTCTTAGATTATTACTCATTGAGCATTTCTACAGTGATTGATTTTAGAGTAAAAAGCACAGGAATGGCCCATGCGAACACTAGCTTAATTGCCCACTTACCAGTTTTGCATTTATGCGCCCTCAGAATATTGATTCACCTTCGGGCTTTGACCCTGTCATGCCTCACAACCCACTTCGCATCCCTCTGGTCTTCCTGCTGGCAAAACTCCTTCTCTATAGATTCCTGGGCTAAGGATGATCCGCGGCTGCCCGATTCATTTTTCCGCAGCCTGACCCCCAAATGGCATCGAGACTGCGCCCTGCGCACAGACTATGCCAGACGCCAGGCCCTGGTGGAGATCGACGTGCTCACTGCCCAGGCCCTGGGGCTGACTTTGGAAGAGCTCAAGACCATATACAGGGTTCAGTTTCCGGTTATGCGTCAATACGAAGCTGACACATGGTATGACCAGAACGGCCGGATAGCATTCACCAACTCCAAAGGGCTGACCGGAGTGGGATTCTCCAGACCTGAATGGAATGACCAGACTGAGGAAGTCAAAAACGACCAGGGCCGGATCATCCGCATATCCAAATCCAGCCAACCCCTTACCCGTCCATTTACAGACACCACCCTGCCCACAGGCCCATACGAAAAAACCATAGAGTACCTCCCGCCCTTTGATAAGTGCGATAGAGAAGAGGATTATGAAGTGGTATGGAAAAAGTTTGAAAGAAGATTTCAGGATAATTATCCCCGGTGA
- a CDS encoding type II toxin-antitoxin system MqsR family toxin, with protein sequence MAKWKPHYDLKKSKSLIDSDKYIVLKSAKTTAFKLNFNEQRIKDALLNIRPSDFSKSEEDWQIKGHWQDAYKTCYDGHRLYVKWKITENKEEHLLVLSFKEDQGGEI encoded by the coding sequence TTGGCTAAATGGAAACCTCATTATGATCTGAAAAAATCTAAAAGTTTAATTGATTCGGATAAATATATCGTTTTAAAGTCTGCAAAAACAACAGCTTTCAAGCTAAATTTTAACGAACAAAGAATAAAAGATGCTTTGCTGAACATCAGACCGTCTGATTTCAGCAAATCAGAGGAAGACTGGCAGATTAAGGGGCATTGGCAGGATGCTTATAAGACCTGCTATGATGGTCACCGTCTTTATGTGAAGTGGAAGATCACTGAAAACAAAGAAGAACATCTGCTGGTCCTGTCATTTAAGGAAGACCAGGGAGGAGAGATATGA